A single Thermaerobacter sp. FW80 DNA region contains:
- a CDS encoding (2Fe-2S)-binding protein translates to MRDEERRIDGRPDGPGAEGGAPRGEGGRSPQVAAPGLPATAFHPSVAVRLEVNGETWVGEVPATETLATFLRDRLGLTGTKIGCEEGNCGACSVILDGALVYSCLVLAAACDGGRVETVEGLARGDRLHPVQEAFVAEDALQCGFCTPGQIMAVKALLDREPRPTPEQVRAALAGNLCRCGAYPRIVKAALRAAAMAGAAETAASRRGDDGSADGAADGEGGTRGAPAR, encoded by the coding sequence TTGCGCGACGAGGAGCGACGGATCGACGGCCGGCCCGATGGACCGGGGGCGGAAGGCGGGGCACCGCGGGGGGAGGGCGGCCGCAGCCCCCAGGTCGCTGCGCCGGGGCTGCCGGCGACGGCCTTCCACCCGTCGGTGGCGGTCCGGCTCGAGGTCAACGGCGAGACCTGGGTGGGCGAGGTGCCCGCCACGGAGACCCTGGCCACGTTCCTCCGGGACCGCCTGGGGCTGACCGGGACCAAGATCGGCTGCGAGGAGGGCAACTGCGGCGCCTGCAGCGTGATCCTCGACGGAGCGCTGGTCTACAGCTGTCTCGTGCTGGCGGCGGCCTGCGACGGCGGGCGGGTCGAGACGGTGGAGGGACTGGCGCGGGGGGACCGGCTCCACCCCGTGCAGGAGGCATTCGTCGCCGAGGACGCCCTGCAGTGCGGCTTCTGCACGCCGGGCCAGATCATGGCGGTCAAGGCGCTGCTGGACCGGGAGCCCCGGCCGACCCCCGAGCAGGTGCGGGCCGCCCTGGCGGGCAACCTGTGCCGCTGCGGCGCCTACCCGCGCATCGTCAAGGCGGCCCTCCGGGCGGCGGCGATGGCGGGTGCGGCGGAGACGGCGGCGAGCCGCCGCGGGGACGACGGCTCCGCGGACGGCGCCGCCGACGGGGAAGGGGGGACGCGGGGTGCCCCGGCTCGTTAA
- a CDS encoding enoyl-CoA hydratase-related protein: protein MTATGDGRSSGDGYLVVETDGPVGIVRLNRPKVLNALCRALIEELADALSAFDRDPAIRCMVLTGNERAFAAGADIAEMADKGLAEVTGDDLLGTWQRLWRIRKPVIAAVQGYCLGGGFELAMGCDLIVAGESAQFGQPEIKIGVMPGAGGTQRLTRVAGKYKAMEAILTGRMIPAREAEAWGLVTKVVPDEQCLPEALRLAHAIAGMPPLAVQMAKAAVLQAYETPLGAGLEFERRLFYSLFATEDQKEGMQAFLEKRAPQWKGR from the coding sequence TTGACCGCGACGGGGGATGGGCGGAGCTCGGGCGACGGATACCTCGTGGTCGAGACCGACGGGCCGGTGGGGATCGTCCGGCTCAACCGGCCGAAGGTGCTGAACGCCCTGTGCCGGGCGCTGATCGAGGAGCTGGCCGACGCCCTGAGCGCCTTCGACCGCGATCCCGCCATCCGCTGCATGGTGCTGACGGGCAACGAGCGCGCCTTCGCCGCCGGCGCCGACATCGCCGAGATGGCGGACAAGGGCCTGGCGGAGGTGACGGGCGACGACCTGCTGGGGACCTGGCAACGCCTCTGGCGCATCCGCAAGCCCGTCATCGCCGCGGTCCAGGGCTACTGCCTGGGCGGCGGGTTCGAGCTGGCCATGGGCTGCGACCTCATCGTGGCGGGCGAGTCGGCCCAGTTCGGCCAGCCGGAGATCAAGATCGGCGTGATGCCGGGCGCCGGGGGCACCCAGCGGCTGACGCGGGTGGCGGGCAAGTACAAGGCGATGGAGGCCATCCTCACGGGACGCATGATCCCGGCCCGGGAGGCGGAGGCCTGGGGTCTGGTGACCAAGGTGGTGCCCGACGAGCAGTGCCTGCCCGAGGCCCTGCGCCTGGCCCACGCCATCGCCGGGATGCCGCCCCTGGCCGTGCAGATGGCCAAGGCGGCCGTGCTGCAGGCCTACGAGACGCCCCTGGGCGCCGGGCTGGAGTTCGAGCGGCGGCTGTTCTACAGCCTCTTCGCGACGGAGGACCAGAAGGAGGGCATGCAGGCCTTCCTGGAGAAGCGCGCCCCCCAGTGGAAGGGGCGGTAG
- a CDS encoding cobalamin-binding protein, with product MRIVSLAPSNTEIAFALGLGPQVVGVDDHSDYPPEVARLPRVGPDLTIDVDRVAALKPDLVLASLSVPGMERNVEALRRRGLPHLVLDPRRWPEVLASIQAVADAAGCGPRGRHLVRQLEERAAAVRRRMAALVARRGRPWRLFLEWWPRPLITPGRHSWFTDMAEMVGGENIFADLDRTSGVVDPGAVLEREPDAILLCWCGTLQGHMDPRRVAARAGWERLAAVRQGRVVPLPEALFGRPGPRLVEGLERLAAILTGFFRAEVGEGAADHGTAGSAALPSGP from the coding sequence ATGCGCATCGTGTCGCTGGCGCCGAGCAACACCGAGATCGCCTTCGCCCTGGGCCTCGGTCCCCAGGTGGTGGGGGTCGACGACCACTCCGACTACCCGCCCGAGGTGGCGCGCCTGCCGCGGGTCGGTCCCGACCTGACCATCGACGTGGACCGGGTGGCGGCCTTGAAGCCCGACCTGGTCCTCGCCTCCTTGAGCGTCCCCGGCATGGAGCGGAACGTCGAGGCCCTGCGCCGTCGCGGCCTCCCCCACTTGGTGTTGGATCCCCGGCGATGGCCGGAGGTCCTGGCCTCGATCCAGGCGGTGGCCGACGCCGCCGGCTGCGGCCCGCGGGGCCGGCACCTGGTTCGCCAGCTGGAGGAACGGGCCGCGGCCGTCCGCCGCCGCATGGCGGCCCTGGTCGCTCGCCGCGGGCGCCCGTGGCGGCTGTTCCTGGAGTGGTGGCCGCGGCCACTGATCACACCGGGTCGGCACAGCTGGTTCACCGACATGGCCGAGATGGTGGGCGGGGAGAATATCTTCGCCGACCTCGACCGCACCAGCGGGGTCGTCGACCCCGGCGCGGTGTTGGAGCGGGAGCCCGACGCGATCCTGCTCTGCTGGTGCGGGACCCTGCAAGGGCACATGGATCCCCGGCGGGTGGCGGCGCGCGCCGGGTGGGAGCGGCTCGCGGCCGTGCGCCAGGGGCGGGTGGTGCCGCTGCCCGAGGCCCTGTTCGGCCGGCCCGGCCCGCGGCTGGTGGAGGGGCTCGAGCGGCTGGCCGCCATCCTGACCGGGTTCTTCCGCGCGGAGGTCGGGGAAGGAGCGGCAGACCATGGAACCGCAGGAAGTGCAGCTCTCCCATCCGGCCCGTGA
- a CDS encoding HD domain-containing protein has product MAESTQQTFDRQAAWELLTEYTKSPHLIKHALGVEAAMRYYARLYGEDEEKWGITGLLHDLDYDRYPSLEDHPFRGAEILRERGWPEEIIRAILSHGDHTGVPRQTRMEKALYAVDELVGFVIACALVRPNGLADLTVKSVKKKFKDKAFARGVNREDVIRGAEDLGVPLDQHIANVIEALQGIAPQLELAG; this is encoded by the coding sequence ATGGCCGAGTCGACGCAGCAGACCTTCGATCGGCAGGCTGCCTGGGAGCTCTTGACCGAGTACACCAAGTCCCCCCACCTGATCAAACACGCCCTGGGGGTGGAGGCGGCCATGCGCTACTACGCCCGCCTCTACGGCGAAGACGAGGAGAAGTGGGGCATCACCGGTCTGCTCCACGACCTGGACTACGACCGATACCCGTCCCTCGAGGACCACCCCTTCCGCGGTGCCGAGATCCTGCGCGAGCGGGGCTGGCCCGAGGAGATCATCCGGGCGATCCTGTCCCACGGCGACCACACCGGCGTGCCGCGCCAGACGCGCATGGAGAAGGCGCTGTACGCCGTGGACGAGCTGGTGGGCTTCGTCATCGCCTGCGCCCTGGTGCGCCCCAACGGGCTGGCCGACCTGACGGTCAAGTCGGTGAAGAAGAAGTTCAAGGACAAGGCCTTCGCCCGCGGTGTGAACCGCGAGGACGTGATCCGCGGCGCCGAGGACCTCGGCGTGCCGCTGGATCAGCACATCGCCAACGTGATCGAGGCGCTGCAGGGCATCGCCCCCCAGCTGGAACTGGCCGGATGA
- the moaA gene encoding GTP 3',8-cyclase MoaA produces MTLGGPEPAAAAVRTVVSRATDPAPPGMPTTGPLVDRFGRVVRKLRISLTDRCNFRCVYCMPEGDIPWIPSEEILTFDEIQRVVRLCAAMGVEKIRLTGGEPLLRPGVEELVARLVRIPGIRSVSMTTNGFLLPQKAAALKAAGLSGINISLDSLDRDRFRQLTRRDELDRVLEGIAAAAAAGLGPIKINAVVMRGINDGEVETFLRWAREQPVELTVRFIEFMPLDGSNVWTRELVYTAAEILEQAQRIAPVEPVNNDPADPARLYRFADGRGTFGIIASVTQPFCASCDRIRLTADGKIRNCLFAVEEFDLRELLRGGADDATLAAAIRRAVWVKWRGHLIDQKGFVKPQRAMYAIGG; encoded by the coding sequence ATGACACTGGGGGGGCCTGAACCGGCCGCCGCGGCGGTGCGGACGGTGGTCAGCCGGGCGACGGACCCGGCGCCGCCGGGGATGCCCACCACCGGCCCGCTGGTCGACCGGTTCGGCCGGGTGGTGCGGAAGCTGCGCATCTCGCTGACGGACCGGTGCAACTTCCGCTGCGTGTACTGCATGCCGGAGGGCGACATCCCCTGGATCCCGAGCGAGGAGATCCTGACCTTCGACGAGATCCAGCGGGTCGTGCGCCTCTGCGCCGCCATGGGGGTGGAGAAGATCCGCCTGACGGGCGGCGAGCCGTTGCTGCGGCCCGGCGTCGAGGAGCTGGTCGCCCGCCTGGTGCGGATCCCGGGCATCCGGTCCGTCAGCATGACGACCAACGGGTTCCTCCTGCCCCAGAAGGCGGCGGCGCTCAAGGCGGCGGGCCTGAGCGGCATCAACATCAGCCTGGACTCCCTGGACCGGGACCGGTTTCGCCAGCTCACGCGGCGGGACGAGCTCGATCGCGTGCTGGAGGGCATCGCCGCGGCCGCCGCCGCGGGCCTTGGGCCGATCAAGATCAACGCGGTGGTGATGCGCGGGATCAACGACGGCGAGGTGGAGACCTTCCTGCGCTGGGCCCGGGAACAGCCCGTGGAGCTCACCGTGCGGTTCATCGAGTTCATGCCCCTTGACGGTTCCAACGTGTGGACCCGGGAGCTGGTCTACACCGCCGCGGAGATCCTCGAACAGGCGCAGCGCATCGCACCCGTGGAGCCGGTGAACAACGACCCCGCCGACCCCGCCCGCCTCTACCGCTTCGCCGACGGGCGGGGCACCTTCGGCATCATCGCCTCGGTGACCCAGCCCTTCTGCGCCAGTTGCGACCGCATCCGCCTGACGGCCGACGGCAAGATCCGCAACTGCCTGTTCGCCGTCGAGGAGTTCGACCTGCGCGAGCTGCTGCGCGGCGGGGCCGACGACGCGACCCTGGCGGCGGCCATCCGCCGGGCCGTCTGGGTCAAGTGGCGCGGGCATCTGATCGATCAGAAGGGGTTCGTCAAGCCCCAGCGGGCGATGTACGCCATCGGCGGCTAG
- a CDS encoding ABC transporter ATP-binding protein, producing MNDRTGLAPGAGRDGNPQGPAGEKALVVEGLTKSYRIGDTQVDVLKGVDLVLERGEKVALVGHSGSGKSTLLSIIAGLQPPNEGRVSAAGVDVTATRPADLARFRFQHVGFVFQQYHLIPTLTALENVMLPCVPWKVGYDPRERARELLELVGLGHRLNHLPAQLSGGEQQRVCIARALINHPTLLLADEPTGNLDEDSERDVMRLIHDLADRFGMTVLFVTHDLGLARAFQRVVRLKGGVVVPEA from the coding sequence GTGAACGACCGAACGGGCTTGGCACCTGGGGCGGGCCGCGACGGGAACCCGCAGGGGCCCGCAGGCGAAAAGGCGCTGGTGGTGGAGGGGCTCACCAAGTCCTACCGCATCGGTGACACCCAGGTCGACGTCCTCAAGGGGGTGGACCTGGTCCTCGAGCGGGGGGAGAAGGTGGCCCTGGTGGGCCATTCCGGGTCGGGCAAGTCCACGCTCCTCTCCATCATCGCCGGGCTGCAACCACCCAACGAGGGGCGGGTGAGCGCCGCCGGAGTGGACGTGACCGCGACGCGGCCTGCCGATCTGGCACGGTTCCGGTTCCAGCACGTCGGGTTCGTGTTCCAGCAATACCACCTGATCCCGACCCTGACCGCGCTCGAGAACGTCATGCTGCCCTGCGTGCCCTGGAAGGTGGGCTACGATCCCAGGGAGCGGGCCCGGGAGCTGCTCGAGCTGGTCGGGTTGGGCCACCGCTTGAACCACCTGCCCGCCCAACTCTCCGGCGGAGAACAGCAGCGGGTCTGCATCGCCCGGGCCCTGATCAACCACCCCACGCTGCTGCTGGCCGACGAGCCGACCGGGAACCTGGACGAGGATTCCGAACGCGACGTGATGCGCCTCATCCACGACCTGGCGGACCGCTTCGGCATGACCGTCCTGTTCGTCACTCATGACCTCGGCCTGGCCAGGGCATTCCAACGGGTGGTCCGCCTGAAGGGAGGGGTTGTCGTCCCGGAGGCGTGA
- a CDS encoding FtsX-like permease family protein yields the protein MAWRFWSGRRDRLALAMIGALVLGVGLSVIALLSGSVMGTVVEVYSKSARAPYDILVYVPRANGEPLPDLLPPNDPLHLAPGIRPEQVEAIRHIPGVALAAPLAVVGFIELGPGKFFPRYDPEGPVSPPRRWPPGVYRVTETVRSDRAGLNESFSRTTWVAASDNGVLPVGAPDGISDYYAAGIPPDWDSLQPAYAVAPAPVLLVGVDPGAEAALLGMDQAVTEGRYFAPSDAVRSEDRLAIPIEEVKETNLRFDDPNLLQELAQLRKVRVGQDFYIPVLVNTRALDGVRAEFVVERMGPEGRPVDVAFRVVHEGLDIIRASLGAGWQDDDMTYWREGYVRWRGLLGRTTLLPYDDTVSPFPSRWPRAVRLRSLDATPLSEAWDSSRIVNAYYERNYLSLRQARFIEVDPRITDTRKASFGRVYRSFQLPHRSAAAIFPEVVGYFDPQRLAVSKDAKGRPLETYRPAEATLVLDPQGRPVNPPQTIQGGLTPTDFLTSPPVFVTTLEAALKIEGEDAINAVRVKIEGSEQITPETIARARDIARTIEEQTGLVARVTMGAAPARVLIEVPESNGHPALGWVEDVWLDLSGAVTAVEQAEFGHGAFVVVALVVGLLYAVATALTGITARRRELGVAAAVGWPGRALGRLAVGEQALLGGAVGLMAALAAAVGGLPAGAVGLILLAGPVLYLPAMVAAGWAVRDVTPGEAVRWGDVAPGRRVLPGSGIVPLAVASLFGRPGRTLLTGLAVALPTGLILLLSHIALHLRGVLYTTITGEYAAPKVGPIQYALGVVALVVAAVTAFDLIRQNAIDHRQERALLHALGWPRGWIGRLMVAEGALLGLLAGVAGDLLGMGVVGLLYGTGGLQAWRTALWVWLVPVGLGALTGWLSALLELRSWGWQALAGVEAGQVLRDGRWWRWAFWAGVLALLGAAVALIAAGGIR from the coding sequence ATGGCCTGGCGATTCTGGAGCGGGCGGCGGGACCGGCTGGCGCTGGCGATGATCGGGGCGCTGGTGTTGGGGGTGGGCCTCTCGGTCATCGCCCTGTTGTCCGGTTCCGTGATGGGGACCGTGGTCGAGGTCTACTCCAAGTCGGCCCGCGCTCCGTATGACATCCTGGTGTACGTGCCCCGAGCGAACGGCGAACCGTTGCCGGACCTCCTGCCCCCCAATGACCCCTTGCACCTCGCACCGGGCATCCGTCCCGAACAGGTCGAGGCGATCCGGCACATTCCCGGCGTCGCGCTGGCGGCGCCCCTGGCTGTGGTCGGGTTCATCGAGTTGGGGCCGGGCAAGTTCTTCCCCCGGTATGATCCGGAGGGGCCGGTCTCGCCTCCACGGCGATGGCCGCCGGGGGTCTACCGGGTGACGGAAACGGTCCGTTCCGACCGGGCAGGGTTGAATGAGTCCTTTTCCCGGACGACGTGGGTGGCGGCGAGCGACAACGGCGTGCTGCCGGTGGGGGCTCCAGACGGGATCAGCGACTACTACGCCGCTGGGATTCCGCCGGATTGGGATTCGCTCCAGCCAGCGTACGCCGTGGCGCCCGCACCGGTCTTGCTGGTAGGGGTCGATCCCGGGGCGGAAGCGGCGTTGCTCGGCATGGACCAGGCGGTCACGGAAGGTCGCTATTTTGCTCCTTCGGATGCGGTCCGCAGCGAAGACCGCCTGGCCATTCCGATCGAGGAAGTGAAGGAGACGAACCTGCGATTCGACGATCCGAATCTCCTGCAAGAGCTGGCCCAGTTGCGCAAGGTGCGGGTCGGTCAAGATTTCTACATCCCGGTTCTTGTCAATACCCGGGCCTTGGATGGCGTCCGCGCCGAATTCGTGGTCGAACGGATGGGCCCCGAGGGGCGACCGGTCGACGTCGCCTTCCGGGTGGTCCATGAGGGGCTCGACATCATCCGCGCGAGTCTGGGGGCGGGTTGGCAGGACGACGACATGACCTACTGGCGAGAGGGGTATGTCCGGTGGCGCGGTCTACTGGGCCGGACAACCTTGCTGCCCTACGACGATACCGTCAGCCCCTTTCCCTCCCGCTGGCCCCGGGCGGTCCGTCTGCGGAGCCTGGACGCCACACCATTAAGCGAGGCGTGGGATTCCTCAAGGATTGTCAACGCTTACTATGAACGGAACTATCTTTCCCTGCGGCAAGCCCGATTCATTGAGGTCGATCCCCGCATCACGGACACCCGCAAAGCCTCCTTCGGGCGCGTCTACCGCTCCTTTCAACTCCCGCACCGGTCGGCCGCGGCCATCTTCCCAGAGGTCGTCGGCTACTTCGACCCCCAGCGGCTGGCGGTCAGCAAAGACGCAAAGGGCCGGCCGCTGGAGACCTACCGCCCGGCCGAGGCGACCCTGGTGCTCGATCCCCAGGGGCGGCCGGTCAATCCCCCACAGACGATCCAGGGCGGGCTCACCCCCACCGACTTTCTGACCTCCCCGCCGGTGTTCGTCACCACCCTGGAGGCGGCCCTGAAGATCGAGGGCGAGGACGCCATCAACGCCGTGCGGGTCAAGATCGAGGGCAGCGAGCAGATCACCCCCGAGACCATCGCCCGGGCGCGGGACATCGCGCGGACGATCGAGGAGCAGACGGGCCTGGTGGCCCGGGTCACCATGGGAGCGGCCCCGGCCCGGGTGCTGATCGAGGTGCCGGAGTCCAACGGTCACCCGGCCCTGGGCTGGGTGGAAGACGTGTGGCTCGACCTGTCGGGTGCGGTGACGGCGGTGGAGCAGGCGGAGTTTGGCCACGGGGCCTTCGTGGTGGTGGCGCTGGTGGTGGGGTTGCTGTATGCGGTCGCCACGGCCCTGACGGGGATCACCGCCCGGCGGCGGGAGCTGGGGGTGGCGGCAGCGGTGGGTTGGCCGGGGCGGGCGCTGGGGCGGCTGGCGGTGGGAGAACAGGCGCTGCTCGGTGGCGCGGTGGGGCTGATGGCGGCGCTGGCGGCGGCGGTGGGGGGGCTGCCCGCGGGCGCGGTGGGCTTGATCCTGCTGGCGGGGCCGGTGCTGTACCTGCCGGCCATGGTGGCGGCGGGGTGGGCGGTGCGGGATGTGACGCCCGGGGAGGCGGTGCGGTGGGGCGATGTGGCCCCGGGGCGGCGGGTGCTGCCGGGGAGTGGGATCGTGCCGCTGGCGGTGGCGAGCCTGTTCGGGCGGCCGGGGCGGACGCTCTTGACGGGGCTCGCCGTGGCCCTGCCGACGGGCCTGATCCTGCTCTTGAGTCACATCGCCCTGCACCTGCGGGGGGTGCTGTACACGACCATCACGGGCGAATACGCGGCGCCGAAGGTCGGGCCGATCCAGTACGCCCTCGGGGTGGTGGCGCTGGTGGTGGCGGCGGTGACGGCCTTTGATCTGATTCGCCAGAACGCCATCGACCACCGGCAGGAGCGGGCGCTGCTGCACGCGCTGGGGTGGCCGCGGGGGTGGATCGGGCGGCTGATGGTGGCGGAGGGAGCGCTGCTGGGGCTTTTGGCGGGCGTGGCAGGCGACCTGCTGGGGATGGGCGTGGTCGGGCTATTGTATGGGACCGGCGGCCTGCAAGCCTGGCGAACGGCGCTGTGGGTGTGGCTGGTGCCGGTGGGGCTCGGGGCGCTGACGGGGTGGCTCAGTGCCCTGCTGGAACTGCGATCGTGGGGCTGGCAGGCGCTGGCGGGGGTGGAGGCCGGACAGGTGCTGCGGGACGGGCGGTGGTGGCGGTGGGCGTTTTGGGCCGGCGTGCTGGCGCTCCTGGGAGCCGCCGTGGCGCTGATCGCAGCAGGCGGCATCCGGTGA
- a CDS encoding polysaccharide deacetylase family protein yields MYRDERRWFAGGLLTGLFVLILALRVAAPTPADEMVSPAGPAPLVPRFAVTDPRAPAKKKLPIYSVETDRKRIAISFDATWGADKTPKLLEILRRHHVKTTFFLVSMWIRKYPEETRMIAREGHEIGLHSATHPDFRTLSDAEIRRELEDNLRAVRETTGFEARLFRPPFGAYDDRVITVVEAMGLIPVQWDVDSLDWMDVTPQQIVHRVTRLVRPGSIVLFHNNAESTPAALPEILRRLQAEGYEIVPVSQLLHKGPYYIDHTGRQIPTGPPRLAPRPGR; encoded by the coding sequence GTGTATCGGGATGAACGCCGCTGGTTCGCCGGCGGCCTCCTGACCGGCCTGTTCGTCCTGATCCTGGCGCTTCGGGTGGCGGCTCCCACCCCCGCCGACGAGATGGTCTCCCCCGCGGGCCCCGCGCCGCTGGTGCCGCGCTTCGCCGTCACCGACCCGCGGGCGCCGGCCAAGAAGAAGCTGCCCATCTACAGCGTCGAGACCGACCGCAAGCGCATCGCCATCTCCTTCGACGCCACCTGGGGGGCCGACAAGACGCCGAAGCTGCTGGAGATCCTGCGCCGGCACCACGTCAAGACCACCTTCTTCCTGGTCAGCATGTGGATCCGCAAGTACCCCGAGGAGACCCGCATGATCGCCCGGGAGGGGCACGAGATCGGGCTGCACTCCGCGACCCATCCCGACTTCCGCACCCTCTCCGACGCCGAGATCCGGCGCGAGCTGGAGGACAACCTGCGCGCCGTGCGCGAGACGACGGGCTTCGAGGCCCGGCTGTTCCGTCCGCCCTTCGGCGCCTACGACGACCGGGTGATCACCGTGGTCGAGGCCATGGGGCTCATCCCCGTCCAGTGGGACGTGGACTCCCTCGACTGGATGGACGTCACGCCGCAGCAGATCGTCCACCGCGTGACGCGGCTGGTGCGGCCCGGATCCATCGTGCTCTTCCACAACAACGCGGAGTCGACGCCCGCCGCCCTGCCGGAGATCTTGCGCCGGCTGCAGGCCGAGGGGTACGAGATCGTCCCCGTCTCGCAGCTCCTGCACAAGGGGCCCTACTACATCGATCACACCGGGCGCCAGATCCCCACCGGCCCGCCGCGTCTGGCTCCTCGCCCCGGGCGATAG
- a CDS encoding TetR/AcrR family transcriptional regulator has translation MGRQPPLAGRDDPRLQERYEQLLTAAAEEFATRGYHQTTVKDIVERAGVATGTFYLYFANKEQSCAALIERLYGRVLAEVVAARAGKRTKLDKLAASIRAALQVFGAHRNLAHIALVRAPGAHPLFDELLARIHRELWDLVAEDIAEAIAEGLLPPQRADLSARALIGALYEVVISWLQAEVPARLEEAVEPLVAFCLRGLGAAWPPPR, from the coding sequence ATGGGGAGGCAACCGCCGCTGGCGGGGCGCGACGACCCCCGCCTGCAGGAACGCTACGAGCAGCTGCTGACGGCGGCCGCGGAGGAGTTCGCCACCCGCGGCTACCACCAGACCACCGTCAAGGACATCGTCGAGCGAGCCGGGGTCGCCACGGGCACCTTCTACCTGTACTTCGCCAACAAGGAGCAGTCGTGCGCCGCCCTGATCGAGCGGCTCTACGGCCGCGTCCTGGCGGAGGTGGTGGCGGCCCGGGCGGGCAAGCGCACCAAGCTGGACAAGCTGGCGGCCTCGATCCGCGCCGCCCTGCAGGTGTTCGGCGCCCACCGCAACCTGGCCCACATCGCGCTGGTCCGGGCGCCGGGGGCGCACCCCCTCTTCGACGAGCTGCTGGCCCGCATCCATCGGGAGCTGTGGGACCTGGTGGCCGAGGACATCGCCGAGGCCATCGCCGAGGGGCTGCTGCCCCCCCAGCGGGCGGACCTGAGCGCCCGCGCGCTGATCGGGGCGCTGTACGAGGTGGTGATCAGCTGGCTGCAGGCGGAGGTCCCGGCCCGGCTCGAGGAGGCCGTCGAACCCCTGGTCGCCTTCTGCCTGCGCGGCCTGGGGGCGGCCTGGCCGCCGCCGCGCTGA
- a CDS encoding Ger(x)C family spore germination protein has protein sequence MLVAVALLVGGCWDARDVEDRAIVLGVGLDRAPGGRILLSLEVTVPGGTAARPGISGNQPGQRGRAAGETKVVLTGTGDTVHEALAAMRDGARFDIFLGHVRVVLVGEDLARQGVLQHLEMLVQNPEIRRLIPLAVVEGRAHDVLTMTMAQDSTAAFYLSQMIDDLVRTGRAPNVDLSRFLTDVSEPGIDPVVSVLGRGRGTEAGIALQGLGVFQDDRMRAVLRPPDAWYLMWAMGSPRRTTLFVPIREAVAGGLILDIFHVDSRLRIAGPAGARQATLRLLVEGRVAEHRAGGVDLSDPATMHRIQTRTQRDLGRRVDAVVRQARRLRADPLGVGRALRVAEPSLWRRPEPVLRQAAEALPLRVEVVVRVRRTGLTIR, from the coding sequence TTGCTCGTCGCCGTTGCCCTGCTGGTGGGGGGCTGCTGGGACGCGCGGGATGTCGAGGATCGGGCCATCGTGCTCGGCGTCGGGCTCGATCGGGCGCCGGGCGGCCGCATCCTGCTCAGCCTCGAGGTGACCGTGCCCGGCGGCACCGCCGCCCGCCCCGGGATCAGCGGCAACCAACCCGGTCAGCGCGGGCGGGCGGCGGGGGAGACCAAGGTGGTGCTGACCGGCACCGGCGACACCGTCCACGAGGCCCTGGCCGCCATGCGCGACGGGGCCCGCTTCGACATCTTCCTGGGTCACGTGCGGGTGGTGCTGGTGGGGGAGGACCTGGCCCGTCAGGGTGTGCTCCAGCACCTGGAGATGTTGGTGCAGAACCCGGAGATCCGCCGGCTGATCCCGCTGGCGGTGGTGGAGGGGCGGGCCCACGACGTCCTCACGATGACCATGGCCCAGGACAGCACGGCCGCCTTCTACCTCAGCCAGATGATCGACGACCTGGTTCGCACCGGCCGCGCCCCCAACGTCGACCTCTCCCGGTTCCTCACCGACGTCTCCGAGCCGGGGATCGATCCCGTGGTGTCCGTGCTGGGGCGCGGGCGCGGCACGGAGGCCGGCATCGCGTTGCAGGGCCTCGGCGTGTTCCAGGACGACCGGATGCGGGCCGTGCTGCGGCCGCCCGACGCGTGGTACCTGATGTGGGCCATGGGCAGCCCGCGGCGCACGACGCTGTTCGTACCCATCCGCGAGGCGGTGGCCGGCGGCCTGATCCTGGACATCTTCCACGTGGACTCGCGTCTGCGCATCGCCGGGCCGGCAGGGGCCCGGCAGGCGACGTTGCGACTCCTCGTCGAGGGTCGGGTGGCCGAGCACCGGGCCGGCGGGGTCGATCTCAGCGACCCGGCCACCATGCACCGCATCCAGACCCGGACCCAGCGGGACCTAGGCAGGCGGGTCGACGCGGTGGTCCGGCAGGCGCGCCGCCTGCGCGCCGACCCCCTCGGCGTCGGGCGCGCGCTGCGGGTGGCCGAGCCGTCCCTGTGGCGACGCCCGGAGCCCGTGCTCCGGCAGGCCGCGGAGGCGCTCCCGCTCCGGGTCGAGGTGGTGGTCCGGGTCCGGCGGACGGGGCTGACCATCCGGTAG